The Synechocystis sp. PCC 7509 genome includes a window with the following:
- a CDS encoding NAD(P)/FAD-dependent oxidoreductase, with protein sequence MLRLTEVKLPLDHPQEAIETAILKKLQIAPTDLLGYTIFKRSYDARKKGEIVLVYILDVETTKEKQICDRLKKDPHISITPDMSYRLVAKAPDSNTTRPIVIGTGPCGMFAGLLLAQMGFRPILLERGKAVRDRTVDTFAFWKNKEQLNPESNAQFGEGGAGTFSDGKLYSQVKDSQHYGRKVLTEFVNAGASPEILYINKPHIGTFKLVGIVQSIRATIEALGGEIRFQSRVEDIDIENGQVRGVTLASGEYIASNHVVLAVGHSARDTFQMLYERGVYIEAKPFSIGFRVEHPQPIIDVARFGENAGHKLLGAADYKLVHHCQNGRSVYSFCMCPGGLVVAAASEPGRLVTNGMSQYSRNERNANSAIVVGITPEDYPGHPLAGIDFQRRLEERAFELGGKTYYAPGQLVGDFIANHPSTALGTVQPSYTPGVNLGDLSQSLPDYAISAIREALPAFAKKIKGFAMNDAILTGVETRTSSPIRIKRQENYQSLNTQGLYPAGEGAGYAGGILSAGIDGIKVAEAVALNILRLAI encoded by the coding sequence ATGTTGCGACTAACTGAAGTGAAGCTTCCTCTCGATCATCCCCAAGAAGCGATTGAGACGGCTATCCTCAAAAAGCTTCAAATCGCTCCCACTGATTTGCTCGGCTATACAATTTTTAAGCGCAGCTATGATGCTCGTAAAAAAGGCGAAATTGTGCTTGTTTATATTTTGGATGTAGAAACAACTAAAGAAAAACAGATTTGCGATCGCCTTAAAAAAGATCCGCACATCAGCATCACCCCAGACATGAGCTATCGTTTGGTAGCCAAAGCTCCAGATTCTAACACCACCCGACCGATTGTAATTGGTACTGGCCCATGTGGAATGTTTGCGGGCTTATTATTAGCACAAATGGGTTTTCGACCGATTTTGTTAGAAAGGGGTAAAGCAGTACGCGATCGCACGGTGGATACTTTTGCATTCTGGAAAAACAAAGAACAACTAAACCCAGAATCTAACGCTCAATTTGGTGAAGGGGGAGCGGGTACTTTTTCTGATGGCAAACTCTACAGTCAAGTTAAAGATTCTCAGCATTATGGGCGCAAAGTTCTGACTGAATTTGTCAATGCTGGTGCTTCCCCAGAAATTTTGTATATAAATAAGCCCCATATCGGTACTTTTAAATTAGTGGGTATAGTTCAAAGCATCCGTGCCACGATTGAAGCATTAGGCGGCGAAATTCGGTTTCAAAGTCGGGTAGAAGATATTGATATTGAAAATGGACAAGTGCGGGGAGTTACCCTTGCTAGTGGAGAATACATTGCCAGCAATCATGTAGTTTTAGCCGTCGGACATAGCGCCCGTGATACCTTTCAAATGCTGTATGAGCGGGGAGTTTACATCGAAGCTAAACCTTTTTCGATTGGCTTTCGCGTTGAACATCCCCAACCAATTATTGATGTCGCTCGTTTTGGGGAAAATGCAGGTCATAAACTTTTAGGTGCAGCCGATTATAAACTGGTTCACCACTGCCAAAATGGGCGCTCTGTCTATAGCTTTTGTATGTGTCCGGGGGGACTTGTAGTAGCCGCCGCCTCTGAACCCGGACGATTAGTTACTAATGGGATGAGCCAATATTCTCGCAACGAACGTAACGCCAATAGTGCGATCGTTGTGGGGATTACTCCAGAAGATTATCCGGGTCATCCGTTAGCCGGAATTGACTTTCAACGCCGTTTAGAAGAAAGAGCTTTTGAGTTAGGTGGGAAAACTTATTATGCTCCCGGACAGCTAGTAGGAGACTTCATTGCTAATCATCCTTCTACAGCGCTAGGTACGGTTCAGCCATCTTACACACCAGGGGTTAATTTAGGCGATTTGAGCCAAAGTTTGCCAGATTATGCCATTTCTGCCATCCGTGAGGCGCTACCAGCTTTTGCTAAAAAAATTAAAGGCTTTGCGATGAACGATGCAATTTTGACAGGGGTAGAAACCCGCACTTCATCGCCAATTCGGATTAAACGCCAAGAAAACTATCAATCTTTAAATACTCAAGGTCTTTATCCTGCTGGAGAAGGAGCGGGATATGCGGGGGGAATCCTCTCGGCTGGTATTGACGGTATTAAGGTTGCCGAGGCAGTAGCATTAAATATATTGCGGCTTGCTATTTAA
- a CDS encoding HEAT repeat domain-containing protein translates to MIKQIRIRDRKLSYWLAEESLGSSLKIGIGNTEAIAFLINIIRTSDREDTRRQAARSLGLIDSGNSEAIAFLINLTSTSESADVCREAANILKEIMQDDQMAGVVTAFKANLSNETWEINRD, encoded by the coding sequence TTGATCAAACAAATACGTATCCGCGATCGTAAATTGAGTTATTGGTTAGCAGAAGAAAGTTTAGGAAGCAGCCTCAAAATTGGCATAGGTAACACGGAGGCGATCGCATTTTTAATCAATATAATTCGTACTTCTGATCGTGAAGATACCCGTAGGCAAGCGGCAAGAAGTTTAGGGTTAATTGACTCAGGTAACTCAGAGGCGATCGCATTTTTAATTAATTTAACTTCTACCTCTGAAAGTGCAGATGTTTGTAGAGAAGCGGCAAATATTCTAAAGGAAATAATGCAAGATGACCAGATGGCGGGGGTTGTCACAGCATTTAAGGCTAATTTATCTAATGAAACTTGGGAGATTAACCGAGATTAA
- a CDS encoding ATP-dependent 6-phosphofructokinase produces the protein MGRKRIGILTSGGDCAGLNAAIRAVVYRATGTYDWEVLGIRQATLGLLANPPLVMPLEIEKMDALLTAGGTVLGTTNKGDPFAYPMPDGTLCDRSEEIIANYHQLDLEALIVIGGDGSAAILRRLAQQGNINMVAIPKTIDNDVGVTEHSIGFDTAVNTATEALDRLHFTAASHSRVMILEVMGRDAGHIAISAGIAGGADVILIPEIPYTVEQICLKIKERQEKGKNYCLVIVSEAVRTETGESVMNTNRLGQSRYGGIGQYLADQICHCSGAETRVTVLGHIQRGGTPSPLERLIAAAFGVAAVDLIAEQKYDRMVTWQNRQVVSVPITEAIAQYRAVDPNGTLVKTARGLDICLGD, from the coding sequence ATGGGACGTAAGCGGATTGGGATTTTGACTAGCGGCGGAGATTGTGCGGGTTTAAACGCGGCAATTCGAGCAGTAGTATATAGAGCTACAGGAACTTACGATTGGGAAGTATTGGGAATTCGTCAAGCAACCCTAGGTTTACTTGCAAATCCGCCGCTAGTAATGCCGTTAGAAATTGAAAAAATGGATGCTTTACTAACGGCGGGTGGGACAGTATTAGGTACTACTAATAAAGGCGATCCCTTTGCTTATCCTATGCCAGATGGTACTTTGTGCGATCGCTCTGAGGAAATTATTGCTAATTACCACCAATTAGACTTAGAAGCATTAATCGTAATTGGCGGCGATGGTAGTGCGGCAATTCTCCGCCGTTTAGCACAGCAAGGCAATATCAATATGGTTGCTATCCCCAAAACTATTGATAACGATGTCGGAGTTACAGAGCATTCAATTGGGTTTGATACGGCGGTTAATACTGCAACAGAAGCCTTGGATCGCTTGCATTTTACCGCCGCAAGTCACAGTCGGGTAATGATTTTAGAAGTTATGGGACGGGATGCGGGACATATTGCTATTAGTGCGGGAATAGCTGGGGGTGCGGATGTAATTTTAATTCCCGAAATTCCTTACACCGTCGAACAAATTTGTCTCAAAATCAAAGAGCGTCAAGAGAAAGGGAAAAACTACTGTTTAGTTATAGTTTCCGAAGCCGTGCGTACCGAAACTGGCGAATCAGTAATGAATACCAATCGCTTAGGTCAATCTCGCTATGGTGGTATTGGGCAGTATTTAGCCGATCAGATATGTCATTGTAGCGGTGCAGAAACGCGAGTTACAGTTTTAGGTCATATTCAACGGGGTGGGACACCTTCACCCCTAGAACGCTTGATAGCCGCCGCTTTTGGAGTCGCCGCCGTCGATTTAATTGCCGAGCAAAAGTACGATCGCATGGTAACTTGGCAAAATCGTCAAGTTGTTAGCGTCCCCATTACCGAAGCGATCGCCCAATACCGCGCCGTCGATCCTAACGGTACATTAGTTAAAACTGCTCGTGGTTTGGATATTTGTTTGGGAGATTAA
- a CDS encoding Uma2 family endonuclease, which yields MTQALPKLVSFEEFVNWKPSNGFYELHNGVIVEMSQPLGKHEEIVAFLGEKFTLEYSRLNLPYGVPKTVLIKPLESETAYSPDVMLLNRSNLATEPRWQNQSTVIYAESIPLVVEVVSTNWRNDYLDKAGDYEEIGIPEYWIVDYLGLGGRRFIGNPKQPTISIYQLVEGEYQVSQFRKSDRILSPTFPELNLTAQEVFDAGLPSSLE from the coding sequence ATGACTCAAGCTCTACCTAAATTAGTAAGCTTTGAAGAATTTGTAAATTGGAAACCTAGCAACGGTTTCTATGAATTACATAATGGGGTAATTGTTGAGATGTCACAACCGTTAGGCAAACATGAAGAAATCGTAGCGTTTTTGGGTGAGAAATTTACTTTAGAATATAGTCGTCTTAACCTGCCCTACGGTGTTCCCAAAACAGTTTTGATTAAACCACTTGAAAGTGAAACAGCTTACTCACCAGACGTAATGCTATTGAACCGTTCTAATTTAGCAACAGAACCGAGATGGCAAAATCAATCAACAGTTATTTATGCTGAATCAATTCCATTGGTAGTAGAAGTTGTAAGCACAAATTGGCGCAACGATTACCTTGATAAAGCTGGTGATTATGAAGAAATTGGGATTCCTGAATATTGGATCGTTGATTATCTGGGTTTAGGTGGAAGGCGTTTTATAGGCAATCCTAAACAACCAACTATTTCAATTTATCAACTTGTGGAAGGCGAATATCAAGTTAGTCAGTTTAGGAAAAGCGATCGCATTCTATCACCAACATTTCCTGAGTTAAATTTAACCGCTCAAGAAGTTTTTGATGCTGGCTTACCGAGTTCTTTAGAATAA
- the psaB gene encoding photosystem I core protein PsaB, with the protein MATKFPKFSQDLAQDPTTRRLWYGIATGNDFESHDGMTEENLYQKIFATHFGHVAIIFLWTSSLLFHVAWQGNFEQWIKDPLNVRPIAHAIWDPHFGKAAVDAFTQAGATYPVNIAYSGVYHWWYTIGMRTNTELYTGAVGLLLMAAVFLFAGWLHLQPKFRPSLSWFKSAEPRLNHHLAGLFGVSSLAWAGHLVHVAIPESRGQHVGWDNFLTTLPHPAGLRPFFTGDWGVYAQNPDTASQVFSTSQGAGTAILTFLGGFHPQTQSLWLTDMAHHHLAIAVIFIIAGHMYRTNFGIGHSIKEMLNAKNFFGTKTEGQFNLPHQGLYDTYNNSLHFQLSIHLAALGTALSLVAQHMYALPPYAFIGQDFTTQAALYTHHQYIAGFLMVGAFAHAGIFWVRDYDSEQNKGNVLDRVLKHKEAIISHLSWVSLFLGFHTLGLYVHNDVVVAFGTPEKQILIEPVFAQFIQGAHGKVLYGFDTLLSNPDSIASTAGAAWLPGWLDAINNGTNSLFLTIGPGDFLVHHAFALGIHTTVLILVKGALDARGSKLMPDKKDFGYSFPCDGPGRGGTCDISAWDAFYLAMFWMLNTIGWVTFYWHWKHLGVWQGNVAQFNESSTYLMGWLRDYLWLYSAQLINGYNPYGMNNLAVWSWMFLFGHLVWATGFMFLISWRGYWQELIETLVWAHERTPLANLIRWKDKPVAMSIVQGRLIGLAHFTVGYVLTYAAFLIASTAGKFG; encoded by the coding sequence ATGGCAACAAAATTTCCAAAATTTAGCCAGGATCTTGCCCAAGATCCGACAACTCGTCGGCTCTGGTACGGGATTGCTACAGGCAACGACTTTGAGAGCCACGATGGCATGACAGAAGAAAATCTTTACCAAAAGATTTTCGCAACCCACTTTGGTCATGTGGCAATCATCTTCCTGTGGACCTCTAGCCTCCTGTTCCACGTTGCTTGGCAAGGCAACTTTGAACAATGGATTAAAGATCCCCTCAACGTTCGTCCGATTGCTCATGCTATTTGGGATCCTCACTTTGGTAAAGCCGCAGTCGATGCCTTTACTCAAGCTGGGGCGACCTATCCAGTTAATATTGCTTATTCTGGTGTTTACCACTGGTGGTACACCATTGGGATGCGGACAAATACCGAACTATATACCGGAGCAGTGGGCTTGTTGCTAATGGCAGCAGTGTTTCTGTTTGCTGGTTGGCTGCACTTGCAACCAAAGTTCCGTCCTAGTTTGTCTTGGTTCAAGAGTGCCGAGCCACGCTTGAATCACCACTTGGCAGGTTTGTTTGGAGTTAGTTCTTTAGCTTGGGCTGGTCACTTAGTCCACGTTGCCATCCCCGAATCTCGCGGACAGCACGTAGGCTGGGACAACTTCTTAACAACCTTGCCTCACCCCGCAGGCTTGCGTCCTTTCTTTACTGGTGACTGGGGTGTTTACGCCCAAAATCCAGATACCGCAAGTCAGGTATTTAGTACGTCTCAAGGCGCTGGTACAGCAATTCTTACCTTTTTAGGTGGATTCCACCCTCAGACTCAATCGCTGTGGCTGACCGATATGGCTCACCACCACCTAGCGATCGCAGTAATCTTTATTATTGCGGGTCATATGTACCGTACCAACTTCGGTATTGGTCACAGCATTAAAGAAATGCTCAACGCCAAAAACTTTTTTGGCACTAAAACCGAAGGTCAATTTAACTTGCCTCACCAAGGCTTGTACGACACCTACAACAACTCGCTCCACTTTCAGTTGTCTATTCACTTAGCAGCTTTAGGTACAGCACTATCGTTAGTAGCGCAGCATATGTACGCCTTGCCTCCCTATGCTTTTATAGGGCAGGATTTCACAACCCAAGCGGCTTTATACACCCATCACCAGTACATTGCTGGATTCTTGATGGTTGGAGCATTTGCCCACGCTGGAATCTTCTGGGTGCGCGATTATGACTCCGAACAAAATAAAGGCAACGTCTTAGACCGGGTACTGAAGCATAAGGAAGCGATTATTTCTCACCTCAGTTGGGTGTCGCTATTCTTGGGTTTTCATACTTTAGGTTTGTATGTCCACAACGATGTAGTAGTGGCTTTCGGTACTCCTGAAAAGCAAATCCTCATCGAGCCAGTATTTGCCCAGTTCATTCAAGGCGCTCACGGTAAGGTATTGTACGGTTTTGACACCCTACTATCTAACCCTGATAGCATCGCTTCGACGGCGGGTGCGGCTTGGCTTCCGGGTTGGTTAGATGCCATTAATAACGGTACTAACTCTTTATTCTTGACAATTGGGCCTGGCGACTTTTTAGTTCACCACGCTTTCGCCTTGGGTATTCACACCACTGTTTTGATTTTGGTCAAAGGTGCTTTGGATGCTCGTGGTTCTAAGCTAATGCCCGACAAAAAAGACTTTGGCTACTCCTTCCCTTGCGATGGCCCTGGTCGTGGCGGTACTTGCGATATCTCAGCTTGGGATGCTTTCTACCTTGCTATGTTCTGGATGCTCAACACTATTGGTTGGGTGACGTTCTACTGGCACTGGAAGCATTTGGGGGTCTGGCAAGGCAACGTCGCTCAGTTTAACGAGTCGTCAACGTATCTCATGGGTTGGCTAAGAGATTATCTCTGGCTGTACTCTGCTCAGTTGATTAACGGTTACAACCCTTACGGGATGAATAACTTGGCTGTCTGGTCTTGGATGTTCTTGTTTGGACACCTAGTTTGGGCAACGGGCTTCATGTTCTTGATCTCCTGGAGAGGTTACTGGCAAGAGTTGATTGAAACTCTAGTTTGGGCGCATGAGCGGACACCGCTTGCTAACCTAATTCGCTGGAAAGACAAGCCTGTTGCTATGTCTATCGTTCAAGGTCGTTTGATTGGACTTGCTCACTTTACAGTAGGCTATGTTCTAACTTACGCAGCCTTCTTGATTGCTTCAACTGCTGGTAAATTTGGTTGA
- a CDS encoding DUF6817 domain-containing protein, with product MKTTMKVTYAQSNIQLFNQLISNGYSEPELARVLNAYKLVMNLFTGVFRSSGKTFVAHLVGTASILVDLKASVEVVNAGLLHAAYASGEFGDGSRGINQAKRSQLRDTVGQKVEEYIHTYTLWPEEDQIPTSATDYVNTLTALEKDVLLIRLANHLEEYLDLGMLYSGHGRQDKYIKDENYISVELAEVLGFSDLAAELKTVFDRASTTKLPLVLADMTGHNGSFLLPPKTHQKRFSVALYNGLRRLRSGIARRLRGK from the coding sequence ATGAAAACAACAATGAAAGTTACTTATGCACAATCTAATATTCAGTTATTCAATCAACTAATTAGTAACGGGTACTCAGAACCAGAGCTTGCCCGCGTATTAAATGCTTATAAACTTGTAATGAATTTATTTACAGGGGTTTTCCGATCTTCTGGCAAAACATTTGTTGCTCATTTAGTAGGTACAGCTAGTATTTTAGTTGACTTAAAAGCATCGGTGGAAGTAGTAAATGCCGGTCTATTACACGCTGCTTATGCTAGTGGCGAATTTGGCGACGGATCGCGAGGTATCAACCAAGCAAAGCGCTCCCAGTTAAGAGATACTGTTGGGCAAAAAGTAGAAGAATACATACATACTTATACTCTTTGGCCGGAAGAAGATCAAATACCAACTTCCGCAACGGATTATGTAAATACACTTACTGCTTTAGAGAAGGATGTATTGTTAATCCGTTTAGCAAATCATTTAGAAGAATATTTAGATTTAGGAATGCTCTATAGCGGGCATGGCAGACAAGATAAATATATTAAAGATGAAAATTATATTTCTGTAGAATTAGCAGAAGTATTAGGGTTTTCTGATTTAGCGGCAGAACTAAAGACTGTTTTCGATCGAGCTTCTACTACCAAACTGCCTTTAGTTCTAGCTGATATGACTGGTCATAATGGTTCCTTTTTATTGCCACCGAAAACCCATCAAAAACGATTCTCAGTAGCTTTATACAATGGGTTAAGACGCTTGCGTTCTGGTATTGCTCGCCGACTCCGTGGCAAGTAA
- a CDS encoding glycosyltransferase family 2 protein: protein MTNIASEPQVTIVVVPRERFSYTQNSLESIYKNTTVPFKLIYVDGNSPKHIKRYLETQSQSKGFDLIRSEQYLFPNQARNLGLAKVDTEYVLFIDNDVLVAPGWVEKLIQCSEETGAWVVGPLYLEGEPEKGIIHMAGGATGFHIKRGIPRLYERHLLAGRQLAKVQSKLKRQEILLIEWHCVFARTDTFEKIGMLDEGFMSVAEHIDLCMSVRKAGGKVYFEPDSVTAYVPPKMLALSDYTFYFLRWGEAWGQASTERLCQKWDVAQDDPFIPGQFLWLKHHRNLAFKPLRDAVRNVWRWKSDSKFKRYIVSPIQQFVDRLLVRRASKQA from the coding sequence ATGACAAACATTGCCTCAGAGCCGCAAGTTACGATTGTTGTTGTTCCCCGCGAACGATTTAGTTATACACAGAACTCGCTAGAAAGTATATACAAAAATACAACTGTTCCATTTAAGTTAATTTATGTCGATGGCAATTCGCCTAAGCACATTAAGCGATATCTAGAAACTCAATCTCAGTCAAAAGGATTCGATCTAATTCGTTCTGAGCAATATTTGTTCCCAAACCAAGCAAGAAATTTAGGTCTAGCTAAAGTCGATACTGAATACGTCTTATTTATTGATAACGACGTTTTGGTCGCGCCAGGTTGGGTAGAGAAGCTAATTCAGTGTTCTGAAGAAACTGGTGCATGGGTAGTAGGGCCGCTTTACCTAGAAGGAGAACCCGAAAAAGGCATTATCCACATGGCAGGAGGTGCAACAGGCTTTCATATCAAGCGAGGAATACCGCGCTTATATGAGCGGCATCTATTAGCTGGGCGACAACTTGCTAAAGTCCAGTCCAAACTCAAACGGCAAGAAATTTTATTGATAGAGTGGCACTGCGTTTTTGCTCGTACTGATACCTTTGAAAAAATAGGGATGTTAGACGAGGGCTTTATGAGTGTGGCAGAACACATAGATTTGTGTATGTCAGTGCGTAAAGCTGGAGGTAAAGTTTATTTTGAGCCAGACTCAGTAACTGCTTACGTTCCACCAAAAATGCTGGCACTTTCAGATTACACTTTCTATTTTCTCCGTTGGGGCGAAGCTTGGGGTCAAGCTAGTACAGAACGACTGTGTCAAAAATGGGATGTCGCTCAAGACGATCCTTTTATTCCCGGTCAGTTTTTGTGGTTGAAACACCATCGCAATTTAGCTTTTAAACCCTTGCGAGATGCAGTACGTAATGTTTGGCGTTGGAAAAGCGACTCCAAGTTCAAACGCTACATCGTTTCTCCCATACAACAGTTTGTTGACCGATTGCTAGTTAGAAGAGCAAGCAAGCAAGCGTAG
- the psaA gene encoding photosystem I core protein PsaA: MTISPPEREEKKARVVVDVDPVPTSFEKWAQPGHFDRTLSRGPKTTTWIWNLHALAHDFDTHTSDLEDISRKVFAAHFGHLAVVFLWISGMEFHGARFSNYEAWLVDPLNIKPSAQVVWPIVGQDILNADVGGGFHGIQITSGLFHVWRAAGFTSTFQLYVTAIGGLVAAALMLFAGWFHYHKRAPKLEWFQNVESMLNHHLAGLLGLGCLSWAGHQIHVALPVNKLLDAGVAPGDIPLPHEFILNSRLMAELYPSFAQGLTPFWTLNWGQYADFLTFKGGLNPQTGGLWLTDTAHHHLALAVLFLVAGHMYRTNWGIGHSIREILENHKGPFTGDGHRGLYENMTTSWHAQLGTNLAMLGSVTIIVAHHMYAMPPYPYIATDYATQLSLFTHHMWIGAFFIVGGAAHATIFMVRDYDPVVNRNNVLDRVLRHRDAIISHLNWVCMFLGFHSFGLYVHNDTMQALGRPQDMFSDTAIQLQPVFAQFIQNIQTLAPGTTAPNLLEPVSYVWGGGIVAVGGKIAMMPMALGTADFMIHHIHAFQIHVTVLILLKGFLFARNSRLIPDKANLGFRFPCDGPGRGGTCQVSGWDHVFLGLFWMFNTIAIAVYHFSWKMQSDVWGTIDADGTIAHITGGNFAQSAVNINGWLRDFQWAQAAQVIQSYGTSLSAYGLIFLGAHFVWAFSLMFLFSGRGYWQELIESIVWAHNKLNFSPAIQPRALSIIQGRAVGVAHFLLGAIVTIWAFFEARIISVG; this comes from the coding sequence ATGACGATAAGTCCTCCTGAGCGAGAGGAGAAAAAGGCAAGAGTTGTTGTTGATGTAGACCCAGTTCCTACTTCTTTTGAGAAGTGGGCGCAACCAGGTCACTTCGACCGCACCTTATCTAGAGGCCCAAAAACCACCACTTGGATTTGGAACCTCCACGCCCTCGCTCATGATTTTGATACTCATACGAGTGATTTAGAAGATATATCCCGTAAAGTCTTCGCGGCACACTTCGGCCACCTGGCGGTAGTGTTCTTGTGGATTAGCGGGATGGAGTTTCACGGCGCTCGATTTTCAAATTATGAAGCGTGGTTAGTAGACCCCCTAAACATCAAACCTAGCGCTCAAGTGGTTTGGCCCATTGTTGGTCAAGACATCTTAAACGCCGATGTGGGCGGTGGCTTCCACGGGATTCAAATAACCTCCGGCTTATTCCACGTTTGGCGGGCTGCGGGTTTTACAAGTACATTTCAACTTTACGTGACTGCCATTGGCGGTCTGGTGGCAGCAGCATTAATGCTGTTTGCTGGTTGGTTCCACTATCACAAACGCGCTCCCAAACTGGAATGGTTCCAGAATGTAGAGTCGATGTTGAACCACCATCTAGCAGGCTTACTCGGTTTGGGTTGCCTATCTTGGGCTGGTCATCAAATTCACGTTGCTTTGCCAGTAAACAAGCTATTAGACGCGGGTGTAGCTCCGGGAGATATCCCATTGCCTCACGAGTTCATCTTGAACAGTCGTTTAATGGCAGAGTTGTATCCTAGTTTTGCCCAAGGGTTAACACCTTTTTGGACGCTAAATTGGGGTCAATACGCCGATTTCCTCACCTTTAAAGGTGGTTTAAATCCACAAACTGGCGGTTTGTGGTTGACCGATACAGCACACCATCACCTAGCGTTGGCAGTGTTATTCTTGGTCGCTGGTCATATGTACCGCACTAATTGGGGCATCGGACACAGCATTAGAGAAATTCTCGAAAATCATAAAGGGCCCTTCACAGGCGACGGTCATAGAGGTCTATATGAAAATATGACCACCTCTTGGCACGCCCAGTTGGGAACAAACCTAGCAATGCTGGGATCGGTAACGATCATCGTGGCGCATCATATGTACGCGATGCCTCCGTATCCCTACATAGCAACAGATTACGCTACTCAGCTATCGTTGTTTACCCACCATATGTGGATTGGCGCTTTCTTCATTGTTGGAGGAGCAGCCCACGCTACGATCTTTATGGTGCGCGACTACGACCCCGTCGTAAACCGCAACAACGTTTTAGACCGAGTGCTACGTCATCGAGACGCGATTATCTCCCATTTGAACTGGGTATGTATGTTCTTGGGCTTCCACAGCTTCGGGTTGTACGTTCACAACGACACCATGCAAGCCTTGGGTCGTCCTCAAGATATGTTTTCGGATACAGCAATTCAATTGCAGCCTGTATTCGCGCAGTTCATCCAAAACATTCAAACTTTAGCTCCAGGAACAACGGCTCCAAACCTATTAGAACCTGTTAGCTACGTCTGGGGTGGTGGAATTGTAGCGGTGGGTGGCAAAATTGCCATGATGCCAATGGCGTTGGGTACGGCGGATTTCATGATCCACCATATTCACGCTTTCCAAATCCACGTCACAGTATTGATTCTCCTCAAGGGCTTCTTGTTTGCCCGTAACTCCCGCTTGATTCCAGACAAGGCGAACTTGGGTTTCCGGTTCCCTTGCGACGGGCCAGGACGAGGTGGCACTTGCCAAGTCTCCGGTTGGGATCACGTTTTCTTAGGCTTGTTCTGGATGTTCAACACCATTGCGATCGCCGTTTACCACTTTAGTTGGAAAATGCAGTCGGATGTGTGGGGAACTATAGATGCCGATGGGACGATAGCGCATATCACTGGGGGCAACTTTGCCCAAAGTGCAGTCAACATTAATGGTTGGTTGCGCGACTTCCAGTGGGCGCAGGCGGCGCAAGTAATTCAATCCTACGGCACGTCATTATCAGCCTACGGCTTGATATTCCTGGGCGCTCACTTTGTTTGGGCATTCAGTCTCATGTTCTTGTTTAGCGGTCGCGGCTACTGGCAAGAACTAATCGAATCAATTGTTTGGGCGCATAATAAGCTGAATTTTTCCCCAGCAATTCAACCCCGCGCTCTGAGTATTATTCAGGGTCGAGCGGTGGGAGTGGCGCATTTCCTCTTAGGAGCGATCGTCACTATCTGGGCTTTCTTTGAAGCTCGGATCATCTCGGTAGGTTAG
- a CDS encoding histidine phosphatase family protein yields MTLTLYLLRHGQTECSRNNAFCGAVDPELTEDGLEMAQGFAVAYQSLEWQAIYASPMLRAIATAKPLAEKLGIELELRDGLKEINYGLWEGQTVETVSKEYHDDYIRWTADPAWYPPTGGELAVAIANRALVVIEEIKQRYTNGNVLIVSHKATIRITLCSLLGIDVGRFRFRLGCPVGSVSKVEFGANGPLLHSLSDRTHLSEKLRTLPGT; encoded by the coding sequence GTGACTTTAACGCTTTACTTGCTCCGTCATGGACAAACAGAATGTAGTCGAAACAATGCTTTTTGTGGCGCTGTTGACCCCGAACTAACGGAGGATGGACTTGAGATGGCACAAGGGTTTGCGGTGGCTTACCAGTCTTTAGAATGGCAGGCTATTTATGCTAGTCCTATGCTAAGAGCGATCGCAACGGCTAAACCATTAGCTGAAAAACTGGGTATAGAATTAGAATTGCGCGACGGTTTAAAAGAGATTAATTATGGCTTGTGGGAAGGACAAACTGTAGAAACAGTATCTAAGGAATATCACGATGACTATATCCGATGGACAGCAGATCCGGCATGGTATCCGCCTACTGGGGGAGAATTAGCTGTAGCGATCGCAAATCGCGCTTTAGTTGTAATTGAGGAAATCAAGCAGCGTTACACTAACGGCAATGTTTTGATTGTTTCCCATAAAGCAACAATTAGGATTACCTTGTGTAGCTTATTAGGTATTGATGTCGGGCGTTTTCGGTTTCGGCTGGGGTGTCCAGTTGGATCTGTAAGTAAGGTAGAATTTGGTGCTAATGGCCCTTTGCTGCATAGTTTAAGCGATCGCACTCACTTAAGCGAAAAGTTAAGAACATTACCGGGAACTTAG